From Leptospira dzoumogneensis:
CCAGAGCCCGCGGGGTGGAGGGTAGTTGAGTCGGATATTATTTACATGGTTTCCGTCCTCATCGTGGACTTGTAGTCGGATTGAATTTCCTTCTTCTACTTCTGTTTCCCAGATGAAAAAGTTATCATTGTTTAGGACCCAGTATAATGTTTCAGAAGGGTCTTGGATCTCTTTGATTGGAGTGATCCTTTTGTCTTTGAGTTCGTATTTTATGATCTTTCTATTTTTGAATCTTCCGGATTTAGTTTCGTAAAAACTAAAAGACCCAAGCACATATTCTCCATCCGGATGAGAGATAAAAGAATCCACATACCAAGTGTAAGCTTCTCCTTGATTCAGAGAATCTTTGAAGTCGGAGCCTTCTACCTTTTGTTTTAATTTTCCGGACTCGTCAAAAATGCTAAGCCTCATCGCTCCATTCTGTCTATGGAAAACGAATAATAGATCGTTGTTCCCGGCTTCCATTCTTTCTACATAACCGAATGGAATAGAACCTCCTATGCCATCGGCGTAGATTGTTTGGGAAAGTTTTCCGGAGTCGTTTATTTTTAAGATCACGGAAGGAACTGCTTCTTCCGCTTCCGTGCGGAATTCTCCGGATTTTTTTGCGTAAATATTTTCGGCTACTTTATCCGCCTTAGCATCTTCTCTAGAAACTCTGGATTGAACATAGATATCATCTCCGTCCGAAACTGTGACGAGTCCGATCCTTCCTAATTTAATATTATAAGTTTTGACCTTGTCTTGTTTTTCTTTGGAGTTTCCGATCACAAACTTCAGATCTCCGTCTGAGTTGAATGCTTTGATCAGAGATTGTTCGAAGTCAGGAACGTAAATCACTCCGGAAGCAACAGCAACTTGGTTCGGAACATTTGTAGGAACCCTATTGACTATGCTTACTTGTAATTCTTTTAGATCTTTTCCTAATTTAACTCTTCCGTATAGATAAGGATTATAATCATCCACTCGGAATTTGGAACAAGCTCCTATCACTAAGATAGAAGATAAGAAAAAGGGGAGGTATTTGCGGACAGATGAGGTCCAAATTTTAGAAGTAAAAGAATTTTGCATGGTTCTAATAAAAACCCGAGCCTATTTTTGGTTTGCCCGGGACATTTCGTTACCATCCTTCTTTTTAGTATATGAAAACAAGCAATTTCGCTCGTATCAAGAGGATGGCTCGGAACTAGGCGTATTTTTTACTTTACACTAGGGTTAGCCAAAAATATTTTGAATAGGTATCGGGAACCACCCATTGAATGTATGGGAAAACCCAAAAATTTCGGAGATATTCCGATTTTGTAGGTTGTTTTTTCCTCTTTTTTGAGGCAAAACGAAGCGGTTCAGAGACTCTCTGTAAGGCCGGCATTGACAGTCAGTAAAGAAGTTATCGAAACGATCTTAGATCGAATCCTTCTCACTCCCGTCAAGCTGTATGCACTCATGGTTAGCCAAAGGCCAAACCATACGCTGATCGAGGTAGAGTTGGATCACCTCGAACACCCGTACGGTTCCGTCAGCCTTCTGGAATGTGAGCAAGTTTCCAGAAAACTGAATGAAGAGTTGGAGCAGATCTCACCGGATCTGAACTATACTCTCAAGGTTTCTTCCGCCGGTGCGGAAAGAAAACTGGTGATTCCCGAGGATCTGGATAGATTCCGCGGAATACCGGTCCGACTCGTCTATAAGTCAGAAGGGTCGGGCGATAAAGAAGGAATCTTTAAGATTCTGGATAGGAAAGAAGACAGGATCTTTTTAGAACCGTTTTCCAAGAGGAAGACAAAAGGTTCTAAAAAAAAGGAAGTCATTCTGGAATTGAAGGATATACTGAAAGGAAATTTGTACGTAAGTATTTGATTATGGCAGTTAAGAA
This genomic window contains:
- a CDS encoding LIC_12708 family protein, giving the protein MQNSFTSKIWTSSVRKYLPFFLSSILVIGACSKFRVDDYNPYLYGRVKLGKDLKELQVSIVNRVPTNVPNQVAVASGVIYVPDFEQSLIKAFNSDGDLKFVIGNSKEKQDKVKTYNIKLGRIGLVTVSDGDDIYVQSRVSREDAKADKVAENIYAKKSGEFRTEAEEAVPSVILKINDSGKLSQTIYADGIGGSIPFGYVERMEAGNNDLLFVFHRQNGAMRLSIFDESGKLKQKVEGSDFKDSLNQGEAYTWYVDSFISHPDGEYVLGSFSFYETKSGRFKNRKIIKYELKDKRITPIKEIQDPSETLYWVLNNDNFFIWETEVEEGNSIRLQVHDEDGNHVNNIRLNYPPPRGLWRETWMDTNDEIYSMKIRSGYLEIHKWK
- the rimP gene encoding ribosome maturation factor RimP encodes the protein MYALMVSQRPNHTLIEVELDHLEHPYGSVSLLECEQVSRKLNEELEQISPDLNYTLKVSSAGAERKLVIPEDLDRFRGIPVRLVYKSEGSGDKEGIFKILDRKEDRIFLEPFSKRKTKGSKKKEVILELKDILKGNLYVSI